The Oxalobacteraceae bacterium OTU3CINTB1 genome includes a window with the following:
- a CDS encoding homoserine kinase, producing the protein MAVFTPVTLDDVTQWITQFPLGKPLALKGIASGIENSNFFLTTERGEFVLTIFENLSFEQLPFYLNLMRHLADRGVAVPAPIATDNGELIVPLHGKPASIVTKLEGSSQMAPQPVHCAEVGAMLARMHLAGRDYPLQQPNLRGLDWWNATTPQVLPFLSESNAHLLKAEMHFQEAFAGCETYRTLQSGPVHADLFRNNVMFDGERLTGFFDFYFAGCDTWLFDVAVTVNDWCIDLDTGVLDTARVRALLDAYHAVRPFTEAEQTAWQPMLRAAALRFWLSRLYDYYLPREAEMLTPHDPTHFERILRERIATLAPKLF; encoded by the coding sequence ATGGCAGTGTTTACCCCGGTCACCCTGGACGATGTCACCCAGTGGATCACGCAATTCCCCCTCGGCAAGCCGCTGGCCCTCAAGGGCATCGCCTCCGGCATTGAGAACAGCAATTTCTTCTTGACCACGGAGCGCGGCGAGTTCGTGCTCACGATCTTTGAAAACTTATCGTTCGAGCAACTGCCTTTCTATCTGAACCTGATGCGCCACCTGGCCGATCGCGGCGTGGCCGTGCCGGCGCCGATCGCCACCGACAACGGCGAGCTGATCGTGCCGCTGCACGGCAAGCCGGCGTCCATCGTCACCAAGCTCGAGGGCAGCTCGCAGATGGCCCCGCAGCCGGTCCATTGCGCCGAAGTGGGCGCCATGCTGGCGCGCATGCATCTTGCCGGCCGAGACTATCCGCTGCAACAGCCGAATCTGCGCGGCCTGGACTGGTGGAACGCCACCACGCCGCAAGTGCTGCCCTTCCTGTCGGAAAGCAACGCCCACCTGCTCAAGGCCGAGATGCACTTCCAGGAGGCGTTCGCCGGCTGCGAAACCTACCGCACACTGCAAAGCGGCCCGGTGCACGCGGACCTGTTCCGCAACAACGTCATGTTCGACGGCGAGCGCCTGACCGGCTTCTTCGACTTTTACTTCGCCGGCTGCGACACCTGGCTGTTCGACGTCGCCGTCACCGTCAACGACTGGTGCATCGATCTCGACACCGGCGTGCTCGACACGGCCCGCGTGCGCGCGCTGCTCGACGCCTACCACGCCGTGCGTCCGTTCACCGAGGCCGAACAAACCGCCTGGCAGCCGATGCTGCGGGCGGCGGCGCTGCGCTTCTGGCTGTCGCGCCTGTACGATTACTACCTGCCGCGCGAAGCCGAAATGCTCACCCCGCACGATCCGACCCACTTTGAGCGCATCTTGCGCGAACGCATCGCCACGCTGGCGCCGAAACTTTTCTGA
- a CDS encoding response regulator encodes MTNDFSNDTLRAFSDHDGAAIGFSIYAAAPRVLHIDSDADAALVLATLLVPETQVTHVATMAAAQELLRREQFALVVIDPDLQDGDGGALLHGLHQHQQDARVLLYSARHPERHMAGSSFLPKPWTSPRQLWRTVSDLLAIGPAMPVEPQ; translated from the coding sequence ATGACCAACGATTTTTCCAATGACACCTTGCGTGCGTTCAGCGACCACGACGGCGCGGCGATCGGCTTTTCCATCTACGCGGCCGCGCCGCGCGTGCTGCACATCGACAGCGACGCCGACGCCGCGCTGGTGCTGGCCACCCTGCTGGTGCCGGAAACGCAGGTGACCCACGTGGCGACGATGGCCGCCGCCCAGGAACTGCTGCGCCGCGAGCAGTTCGCGCTGGTGGTGATCGATCCCGACCTGCAGGACGGCGACGGCGGCGCACTGCTGCACGGCTTGCACCAGCACCAGCAGGACGCCCGCGTGCTGCTGTATTCGGCACGCCATCCGGAACGCCACATGGCCGGCAGCAGCTTCCTGCCCAAGCCGTGGACCTCGCCGCGCCAGCTGTGGCGCACCGTGTCGGACCTGCTGGCCATCGGCCCGGCGATGCCGGTCGAGCCGCAATAG
- a CDS encoding M48 family metalloprotease, with protein MVSALSVLVPAIGWALLHFIWQGLLIGWGVSIALFLLRKARPQTRYAVACAGLLLCAALPLASIIVQVRAADAVSPAGAGLGAAALLIPVLSAGADAARSGAAATAALIDDGTLAGWEATLRGQLAWVVGLWLAGAALMSLRLAIGLKWVAERTRSDHYTVNHYWQRRLSEMARRFGIAQHVRLGVADLLDSPITAGCWRPIVLVPASLITGMAPDLLEALLAHELAHIKRRDYLINLIQSAVEIVLFYHPSVWALSRRIRVEREQIADDLAVAMLGQPQMLAKALSELDKFQFDTTQLAHAAHGGNLMSRIKRLLRPDVEPVSWKMAVPLIGLFAATAVFYVQAAPQPPATLPAAIGAVAAAAPAADMAELPALPELPEPALPPEPPEVPGVAGVPGVAPAAPAAPAAPAAAALPAAPAMAALPAIPAAPAAPALPAAPAAPAAPAAPFSFGNSAVNLSVNSGDHAYAIVTRDIDQVQVSGSSDDMRRIAELRSSAKGDFVWYREGGKTYLINDPAVLAKVRQLWKPVNELGERMDAQGKRMDLQAKVMDGLAARIDAVTRDVDSGPVAQERQRLERQMEALAAKQEAIAERMVAASGPSSHDQGKESLRKQRELEAALHREMAPTQREMAQLQRDMAEKMAGLQRNQAPMKALNLQMAEASKPMAELGRRMGELGREQAKASREAERNFKALVQDAIRSGKAVPAQGLM; from the coding sequence ATGGTTAGCGCGCTGTCCGTGCTGGTGCCGGCCATCGGCTGGGCGCTGCTGCACTTCATCTGGCAAGGGCTGCTGATCGGCTGGGGCGTGTCGATTGCGCTGTTTTTGCTGCGCAAGGCGCGTCCGCAGACGCGTTATGCGGTCGCTTGCGCCGGCTTGCTGCTGTGCGCGGCGCTGCCGCTGGCAAGCATCATCGTGCAGGTCAGGGCGGCCGATGCCGTCTCGCCTGCCGGCGCCGGCCTCGGCGCCGCCGCGTTACTGATTCCCGTCCTCTCTGCCGGCGCCGACGCCGCCCGGTCGGGCGCCGCCGCCACCGCCGCCCTGATCGACGACGGCACGCTGGCAGGCTGGGAAGCCACCCTGCGTGGCCAACTGGCCTGGGTGGTCGGCCTGTGGCTGGCCGGCGCCGCGCTGATGTCGTTGCGCCTGGCCATCGGCCTCAAGTGGGTTGCCGAGCGCACCCGCAGCGACCACTACACCGTCAACCACTACTGGCAGCGCCGCCTGTCCGAGATGGCGCGCCGCTTCGGGATTGCGCAACACGTGCGCCTCGGCGTGGCCGACCTGCTCGACAGCCCGATCACGGCCGGCTGCTGGCGCCCCATCGTGCTGGTGCCGGCCTCGCTCATCACCGGCATGGCGCCCGACCTGCTCGAAGCGCTGCTGGCGCACGAGCTGGCGCACATCAAGCGCCGGGACTATCTGATCAACCTCATTCAAAGCGCGGTGGAAATCGTGCTGTTCTATCACCCTAGTGTTTGGGCCTTGTCGCGCCGTATCCGTGTAGAGCGAGAACAAATCGCCGATGACCTTGCAGTCGCCATGCTCGGTCAACCGCAGATGCTGGCAAAGGCCTTGTCCGAACTGGATAAATTCCAGTTCGATACCACACAACTAGCCCACGCGGCTCACGGAGGAAATCTCATGTCTCGTATCAAACGCTTGCTGCGTCCCGATGTTGAACCGGTCAGCTGGAAAATGGCCGTGCCCCTGATCGGCCTGTTCGCGGCCACGGCCGTGTTTTATGTGCAGGCCGCCCCGCAGCCGCCGGCGACGCTGCCTGCCGCCATTGGCGCGGTTGCCGCCGCTGCGCCCGCCGCTGACATGGCCGAACTTCCGGCGCTGCCTGAATTGCCGGAGCCGGCTTTGCCACCGGAACCGCCGGAGGTGCCCGGCGTGGCCGGAGTGCCTGGCGTGGCGCCTGCGGCACCGGCCGCGCCAGCCGCACCCGCCGCGGCCGCGCTGCCCGCCGCGCCGGCGATGGCGGCCTTGCCTGCCATTCCAGCGGCCCCGGCAGCGCCAGCGCTTCCCGCCGCGCCGGCGGCACCGGCCGCACCGGCTGCGCCCTTCTCATTCGGCAACAGTGCGGTCAACCTGTCTGTCAACAGCGGCGACCATGCCTACGCGATCGTCACCCGGGATATCGATCAAGTTCAGGTTTCCGGCTCGTCCGACGACATGCGCCGCATCGCCGAACTGCGTTCGAGCGCCAAGGGCGACTTCGTCTGGTACCGCGAAGGCGGCAAAACCTATCTGATCAACGACCCGGCCGTCCTCGCCAAGGTACGGCAGCTGTGGAAGCCCGTCAACGAGCTCGGCGAGCGAATGGACGCGCAAGGCAAGCGGATGGACCTGCAGGCCAAGGTCATGGACGGCCTGGCCGCGCGGATCGACGCGGTGACCCGCGACGTCGACAGTGGCCCTGTTGCGCAAGAGCGCCAGCGGCTGGAGCGCCAGATGGAAGCGCTGGCGGCGAAGCAGGAAGCGATCGCCGAGCGCATGGTGGCCGCCAGCGGACCGTCGAGCCACGACCAGGGCAAGGAAAGCCTGCGCAAACAGCGCGAGCTGGAGGCGGCGCTGCACCGAGAAATGGCCCCGACGCAACGGGAAATGGCGCAACTGCAGCGCGACATGGCCGAGAAAATGGCCGGCCTGCAGCGTAACCAGGCGCCGATGAAAGCGCTCAACCTGCAGATGGCCGAAGCCAGCAAACCGATGGCCGAACTGGGGCGTCGCATGGGCGAACTGGGCCGCGAGCAGGCCAAGGCCAGCCGCGAAGCCGAGCGCAACTTCAAAGCGCTGGTGCAGGACGCCATCCGCAGCGGCAAGGCGGTGCCGGCGCAGGGCTTGATGTAG
- a CDS encoding S-(hydroxymethyl)glutathione dehydrogenase/class III alcohol dehydrogenase, which translates to MKTKAAIAWQAGQPLTIEEVELGGPREGEVLVEIKATGICHTDYYTLSGADPEGIFPAILGHEGAGVVVDVGPGVKSLKKDDHVIPLYTPECRQCKFCLSQKTNLCQSIRSTQGRGLMPDATSRFSIDGKPIYHYMGTSTFSNYIVVPEIALAKIREGAPFDKVCYIGCGVTTGVGAVLFTAKVEAGANVVVFGLGGIGLNVIQAARMVGADKIIGVDINPARQDMARKFGMTHFINPSEVENVVDSIVQLTDGGADYSFECIGNTTTMRQSLECCHKGWGQSIIIGVAAAGQEISTRPFQLVTGRVWKGSAFGGARGRTDVPKIVDWYMEGKLNIDDLITHRLPLERINEGFDLMKSGESIRSVVIY; encoded by the coding sequence ATGAAAACCAAAGCCGCCATTGCATGGCAAGCGGGCCAGCCGCTGACGATCGAGGAAGTGGAGCTGGGCGGACCGCGCGAAGGCGAGGTACTGGTCGAGATCAAGGCCACCGGCATCTGCCACACCGATTACTACACCTTGTCGGGCGCCGATCCGGAAGGCATCTTCCCCGCCATCCTGGGCCACGAGGGCGCCGGCGTGGTGGTCGACGTCGGCCCCGGCGTCAAGTCGCTCAAGAAGGACGACCACGTCATTCCGCTGTACACGCCGGAATGCCGCCAGTGCAAATTCTGCCTGTCGCAAAAGACCAACCTGTGCCAGTCGATCCGCTCGACCCAGGGACGCGGCCTGATGCCCGACGCCACCAGCCGCTTCTCCATCGACGGCAAGCCGATCTACCACTACATGGGCACATCGACCTTCTCCAACTACATCGTGGTGCCGGAAATCGCGCTGGCCAAGATCCGCGAGGGCGCCCCGTTCGATAAAGTGTGCTACATCGGTTGCGGCGTGACCACCGGCGTCGGCGCGGTGCTGTTTACCGCCAAGGTGGAGGCGGGCGCCAACGTCGTCGTGTTCGGCCTGGGCGGCATCGGCCTGAACGTGATCCAGGCGGCGCGCATGGTCGGCGCCGACAAGATCATCGGCGTCGACATCAATCCGGCCCGCCAGGACATGGCGCGCAAGTTCGGCATGACCCATTTCATCAATCCGAGCGAGGTGGAAAACGTCGTCGACTCCATCGTCCAGCTGACCGACGGCGGCGCCGACTACAGCTTCGAGTGCATCGGCAACACCACCACGATGCGCCAGTCGCTCGAGTGCTGCCACAAGGGCTGGGGCCAGTCGATCATCATCGGCGTGGCGGCGGCCGGACAGGAAATCTCCACCCGTCCGTTCCAGCTGGTGACGGGACGCGTGTGGAAGGGTTCGGCCTTTGGCGGCGCCCGTGGCCGCACCGACGTGCCGAAGATCGTCGACTGGTACATGGAAGGCAAGCTCAATATCGACGACCTGATCACCCATCGCTTGCCGCTCGAGCGCATCAACGAAGGCTTCGACCTGATGAAGAGTGGCGAATCGATCCGTTCCGTCGTGATCTACTAA
- the polA gene encoding DNA polymerase I — MQNTLLLVDGSSYLYRAFHALPDLRSPDGHPTGAMHGMVNMLRRLRADYPAAYIACVFDAKGKTFRDDMYPDYKATRAPMPDDLRLQIEPIHIAVKAMGWPILMVDGVEADDVIGTLSVDAAKAGMKVVVSTGDKDLAQLVNPQVMLINTMTNEKMDEAGVLAKFGVPPNRIIDYLTLIGDTVDNVPGVAKCGPKTALKWLTQYDSLDGVMANADKITGAVGENLRKALEWLPKGRELITVKTDCNLSEHMMSISESLIARPEDSETLLTFFGQYGFKTLLRELNALTPAAPIGAAGKAAAAAVAAGGAVSANGDLFGEVPKVNVNYETVFTDEQLDKWIALINAAELTAVDTETTSLEPMTAQLVGISLSVQPGVACYIPVAHAYPGVPEQLTREHVLEKLKPWLEDETKLKVGQNLKYDSHIFANHGVSLRGIHHDTLLQSYVFESHRTHDMDGLALRHLNHTTIPFVDVCGKGASMITFDKVDIQRATEYAAEDADITLRLHLSMIGEVENDERLSYIYRNIELPTAVVLQKIERNGVHIDAALLDTQSAELGARIVELEAKAHELAEQPFNLGSPKQIGEIFFEKLKLPVVKKTPSGAPSTDEEVLQKLAEDYPLPKVLLEYRSLSKLKSTYTDKLPKGINKETGRVHTNYAQAVAVTGRLASNDPNLQNIPIRTKEGRRIREAFIAPPGSHIVSADYSQIELRIMAHISGDENMLRAFAEGVDIHRATAAEIFGVAPDEVSSEQRRYAKVINFGLIYGMSAFGLASNLGIERAAAQSYIDRYFARFSGVKQYMDDTRLQAKARGYVETVFGRRLWLPEINSPNGPRRQGAERAAINAPMQGTAADLIKLAMVAVQNWLETDKLQTKMIMQVHDELVLEVPDAELELVKQKLPELMAGVAQLKVPLTAEVGVGKNWDEAH, encoded by the coding sequence ATGCAAAATACCCTGCTGTTAGTTGACGGTTCCAGTTACCTTTACCGCGCCTTCCACGCGCTGCCCGACCTGCGCAGCCCGGACGGCCACCCGACCGGCGCCATGCACGGCATGGTCAATATGCTGCGTCGCCTGCGCGCCGATTACCCGGCCGCCTACATCGCCTGCGTGTTCGACGCCAAGGGTAAAACGTTCCGCGACGACATGTATCCCGACTATAAGGCCACGCGCGCACCGATGCCCGACGACCTGCGCCTGCAGATCGAACCGATCCACATCGCCGTCAAGGCCATGGGCTGGCCGATCCTGATGGTCGACGGCGTCGAGGCCGACGACGTCATCGGCACCTTGTCGGTGGACGCGGCCAAGGCCGGCATGAAGGTGGTGGTGTCGACCGGCGACAAGGACCTGGCGCAACTGGTCAATCCGCAAGTCATGCTGATCAACACCATGACCAACGAGAAGATGGACGAGGCCGGCGTGCTGGCCAAGTTCGGCGTGCCGCCGAACCGCATCATCGATTACCTGACCCTGATCGGCGACACGGTCGACAATGTGCCAGGCGTCGCCAAGTGCGGACCGAAGACGGCGCTCAAGTGGCTGACGCAGTACGACAGCCTGGACGGCGTCATGGCCAATGCCGACAAGATCACCGGCGCCGTCGGCGAGAACCTGCGCAAGGCGCTCGAGTGGCTGCCGAAGGGCCGCGAACTGATCACCGTCAAGACCGATTGCAACCTGTCCGAGCACATGATGTCGATCAGTGAATCGCTGATCGCGCGCCCCGAGGACTCGGAAACCTTGCTGACCTTCTTCGGCCAGTACGGCTTCAAGACCTTGCTGCGCGAACTGAACGCGCTGACCCCGGCCGCCCCGATCGGCGCGGCGGGCAAGGCCGCTGCGGCGGCTGTCGCGGCCGGTGGTGCGGTCTCGGCCAACGGCGACCTGTTTGGCGAAGTGCCGAAGGTTAACGTCAACTATGAAACCGTGTTTACCGACGAACAGCTCGACAAATGGATCGCGCTGATCAACGCCGCCGAGCTGACCGCCGTCGACACCGAAACCACGTCGCTGGAGCCGATGACGGCGCAGCTGGTCGGCATTTCGCTGTCGGTGCAGCCGGGCGTGGCTTGCTACATTCCGGTCGCGCACGCCTATCCCGGCGTGCCGGAGCAGTTGACCCGCGAGCACGTGCTGGAAAAACTCAAGCCCTGGCTGGAGGACGAGACCAAGCTCAAGGTCGGCCAGAACCTGAAATACGACAGCCACATCTTCGCCAACCACGGCGTATCCCTGCGCGGCATCCATCACGATACCTTGCTGCAATCGTATGTGTTCGAATCGCACCGCACACACGACATGGACGGCCTGGCGCTGCGCCACCTGAACCACACGACGATCCCGTTCGTCGACGTCTGCGGCAAGGGCGCCAGCATGATCACCTTCGACAAGGTGGACATCCAGCGCGCCACCGAATACGCGGCCGAGGACGCCGACATCACGCTGCGCCTGCACCTGTCGATGATCGGCGAGGTCGAGAACGACGAGCGCCTGAGCTACATCTACCGCAACATCGAGCTGCCGACGGCGGTGGTGCTGCAAAAGATCGAGCGCAACGGCGTGCACATCGACGCCGCGCTGCTCGACACGCAATCGGCCGAGCTGGGCGCGCGCATCGTCGAGCTGGAAGCGAAGGCGCACGAGCTGGCCGAGCAGCCGTTCAACCTGGGTTCGCCAAAGCAGATCGGCGAGATTTTCTTCGAGAAATTGAAGCTGCCGGTGGTCAAAAAGACCCCGAGCGGCGCGCCGTCGACCGACGAGGAAGTGCTGCAAAAGCTGGCCGAGGACTATCCGCTGCCGAAGGTGCTGCTGGAATACCGCAGCCTGTCGAAGCTGAAGTCGACCTACACCGACAAGCTGCCGAAGGGCATCAACAAGGAAACGGGCCGCGTGCACACCAACTACGCGCAGGCGGTGGCGGTGACGGGGCGCCTGGCGTCGAACGATCCGAACTTGCAGAATATTCCGATCCGCACCAAGGAAGGCCGCCGCATCCGCGAGGCATTCATCGCCCCGCCGGGCAGCCACATCGTCTCGGCCGACTATTCGCAGATCGAGCTGCGCATCATGGCGCATATTTCGGGTGACGAAAACATGCTGCGCGCGTTCGCCGAAGGCGTGGACATTCACCGCGCCACCGCCGCCGAGATCTTCGGCGTGGCGCCGGACGAGGTCTCGAGCGAGCAGCGCCGCTATGCCAAGGTCATCAACTTCGGCCTGATCTACGGGATGAGCGCGTTCGGCCTGGCGTCCAACCTGGGCATCGAGCGCGCCGCCGCGCAAAGCTACATCGACCGTTATTTCGCCCGCTTCTCCGGCGTGAAACAGTATATGGACGACACGCGCCTGCAGGCGAAGGCGCGCGGCTATGTCGAGACCGTGTTCGGACGCCGCCTGTGGCTGCCGGAGATCAATTCGCCGAACGGTCCGCGCCGCCAGGGTGCCGAACGGGCCGCGATCAACGCGCCGATGCAAGGCACGGCGGCCGACCTGATCAAGCTGGCGATGGTGGCTGTGCAGAACTGGCTCGAGACCGACAAGTTGCAGACCAAGATGATCATGCAGGTGCACGATGAACTGGTGCTGGAAGTGCCGGATGCCGAGCTGGAGCTGGTCAAGCAAAAGCTGCCGGAATTGATGGCCGGCGTCGCGCAACTGAAAGTGCCGCTGACGGCCGAAGTCGGCGTCGGCAAAAACTGGGACGAGGCGCACTAA
- a CDS encoding UvrD-helicase domain-containing protein: protein MQNLLHNLNDEQLAAVTLPAQSALILAGAGSGKTRVLTTRIAWLIQTGQVSPSGILAVTFTNKAAKEMTARLSAMMPINTRGMWIGTFHGLCNRLLRTHHRDAALPQTFQILDSQDQLSAIKRLIKANNIDDEKFPPKEVMYFINGAKDQGLRADKIDPYNADERKKVELYQMYDDQCQREGVVDFAELLLRTYELLSRNQPLRQHYQQRFQHILVDEFQDTNDLQYKWLKLLAGHGEQGGGVLFAVGDDDQSIYAFRGANVGNMSAFEREFHVKNLIKLEQNYRSHGHILDAANVLIANNSKRLGKNLRTDAGHGEQVRVYEASSDLAEAQWIIEETKNLIADGASRSEIAVLYRSNAQSRVIEHALFSAGIPYHVYGGLRYFQRAEVKHAIAYLQLMDNPHNDSAFLRVVNFPTRGIGLRSIEALQAAADQHRVSLYAAVPYVMGKAGSSLGGFVKLIEGARFETQQMALPELVRVVLEASGLLAHYQTEKEGADRIENLEQMVSAATQFVSEEGFGQGAPAHLGPRSQEQSGLPVINEDGFEILDADAPLATVMSPLSAFLSHASLEAGDNQATAGQEAVQMMTVHSAKGLEFNNVFITGLEEGLFPHETSSREDGGVEEERRLMYVAITRARQRLYMCFAQTRMLHGQTRYNMKSRFFDELPEDALKWLSPKVQSHWFANKKTPWDDVAPLAGSDNAIAQKIAQNMASKAPGAGWRIGESVAHGKFGEGVIVNIEGSGANARAQINFGSNGMKVLDLSIAKLERLAH from the coding sequence ATGCAAAATCTTCTTCACAATCTTAACGACGAACAACTCGCTGCCGTGACCCTGCCGGCCCAAAGCGCCCTGATTCTGGCGGGCGCAGGCTCCGGCAAAACCCGCGTCCTGACGACCCGCATCGCCTGGCTGATCCAGACCGGGCAGGTGTCGCCGTCCGGCATCCTGGCCGTGACCTTCACCAACAAGGCCGCCAAGGAAATGACGGCGCGTTTGTCGGCAATGATGCCGATTAATACACGGGGCATGTGGATCGGCACGTTCCACGGATTGTGCAACCGCCTGCTGCGCACGCATCATCGCGATGCCGCGCTGCCGCAGACCTTTCAAATTCTCGACTCGCAGGACCAGCTGTCGGCGATCAAGCGCCTGATCAAGGCCAACAACATCGACGACGAGAAGTTCCCGCCGAAAGAGGTGATGTACTTCATCAACGGCGCCAAGGACCAGGGTCTGCGCGCCGACAAGATCGACCCGTACAACGCCGACGAGCGCAAGAAGGTCGAGCTGTACCAAATGTACGACGACCAGTGCCAGCGCGAGGGTGTGGTCGACTTCGCCGAGCTGTTGCTGCGCACTTATGAACTGCTCAGCCGCAACCAGCCGCTGCGCCAGCATTACCAGCAGCGCTTCCAGCACATCCTGGTCGACGAGTTCCAGGACACCAACGATCTGCAATACAAGTGGCTCAAGCTGCTGGCCGGCCATGGCGAGCAGGGCGGCGGCGTGCTGTTCGCCGTCGGCGACGACGACCAGAGCATCTACGCCTTCCGCGGTGCCAACGTCGGCAACATGAGCGCCTTCGAGCGCGAGTTCCACGTCAAGAACCTGATCAAGCTGGAGCAGAACTACCGCTCGCACGGCCACATCCTGGACGCCGCCAACGTGCTGATCGCCAACAACAGCAAGCGCCTGGGGAAGAATTTGCGCACCGACGCCGGCCATGGCGAGCAGGTGCGCGTGTACGAAGCCAGCTCCGACCTGGCCGAGGCGCAATGGATCATTGAAGAAACCAAGAACCTGATCGCCGACGGCGCCTCGCGCAGCGAGATCGCCGTGCTGTACCGCTCCAACGCGCAATCGCGCGTGATCGAGCACGCCTTGTTCTCGGCCGGCATTCCGTACCACGTCTACGGCGGCCTGCGCTACTTCCAGCGCGCCGAGGTCAAGCACGCGATCGCGTATTTGCAACTGATGGACAACCCGCACAACGATTCGGCCTTCCTGCGCGTGGTCAACTTCCCCACGCGCGGCATCGGCCTGCGCTCGATCGAAGCGTTGCAGGCGGCGGCCGACCAGCACCGGGTGTCGCTGTACGCGGCCGTACCGTACGTCATGGGCAAGGCCGGCTCGTCGCTGGGCGGCTTCGTCAAGCTGATCGAGGGTGCGCGCTTCGAAACGCAGCAGATGGCACTGCCGGAACTGGTGCGCGTGGTGCTAGAGGCCAGCGGCCTGCTGGCGCACTATCAGACCGAAAAAGAGGGCGCCGACCGCATCGAAAACCTGGAGCAGATGGTCAGCGCCGCCACGCAATTCGTCTCGGAGGAGGGCTTCGGCCAGGGCGCGCCGGCGCACCTGGGACCGCGTTCGCAGGAGCAGTCCGGCCTGCCGGTGATCAACGAAGACGGCTTCGAAATCCTCGACGCCGACGCCCCGCTGGCGACGGTGATGTCGCCGCTGTCGGCGTTCCTGTCGCACGCCTCGCTGGAGGCTGGCGACAACCAGGCCACGGCCGGCCAGGAAGCGGTGCAGATGATGACGGTGCACTCGGCCAAGGGGCTCGAGTTCAACAACGTCTTCATCACCGGGCTGGAGGAGGGCTTGTTCCCGCACGAAACCAGTTCGCGCGAGGATGGCGGCGTGGAAGAGGAGCGGCGCCTGATGTACGTGGCGATCACGCGCGCGCGGCAGCGCCTGTACATGTGCTTCGCGCAGACGCGCATGCTGCACGGACAAACACGCTACAACATGAAATCGCGCTTCTTCGACGAATTGCCGGAGGACGCGCTCAAGTGGCTGTCGCCGAAGGTGCAATCGCACTGGTTCGCCAACAAGAAAACGCCGTGGGACGACGTCGCGCCGCTGGCCGGTTCCGACAACGCGATCGCGCAAAAGATCGCGCAAAACATGGCCAGCAAGGCGCCGGGCGCGGGCTGGCGCATCGGCGAATCGGTCGCGCACGGCAAGTTCGGCGAAGGCGTGATCGTCAACATCGAAGGCAGCGGCGCCAACGCCCGCGCCCAGATCAACTTCGGCAGCAACGGCATGAAGGTGCTCGACCTCAGCATCGCCAAGCTCGAGCGGTTAGCCCATTGA